The nucleotide sequence AccagcttgtttgtgtgtgttctagacCACAGACCTGCTGACCCAGGCCATGACCGAGCTGTCCCAGACTCTTGGGTCGGACTACCGAGCAGCTCAGGGCGATTACCAGCGCATCCAGTACATCCCCGTCTCACAGGCCGCCGGAGGCCTCGCCCAGCCACAGCACATCCAGCTGCAGGTGGTGCAGGTGGCTCCGGTACGGACCTCTCTAGccgtttctttctttctttctttctttctttctttctttctttctctcccattctcacgctctttctctctcttgcgccCTTTCTGTCCTCAGTATAaaaattgtatatatatatcatatattaaataaaaaaataaaataaatataatatatgcCTAATTTGTGTATCAACAGTTATTCTTCCCCAAAAATGTCTTTTGTTGAGTTCTTTGCAGATTCCTGTTAGCTACTAGTGAAACTGAAGGGCTTTTTCCTCTGCAGgcctcctctccccactcccaGCACTCCACGGTGGATGTGAGTCAGCTGCACGACCCCCATGGCTACAGCCAGCACTCCATCCAGGTGCAGCACATCCAGGTGGCGGAGCCCACGGGGAGCTCTGTCCAGGGCAGCGCATCAGTAAGTCACATGGCCACAGCTCACATTCATCCAGCACAGAGGCATATCAGCCAGCACATAGCAATATCATCCAGCACATAGCAATATCATCCAGCACATAGCAATATCATCAGAGGCATATCAGCCAGCACATAGCAATATCAtcccacacatactgtagcaatATCATCCAACACATAGCAATATCATCTAACACATAGGAATATCATCCAACACATAGCATTATCATCCAACACATAGGAATATCATCCAACACATAGCAATATCATCCAACACATAGGAATATCATCCAGCACATAGCAATATCATCCAACACATAGGAATATCATCCAACACATAGGAATATCATCCAACACATAGGAATATCATCCAACACATAGGAATATCATCcagcacatactgtagcaaTATCATCcagcacatactgtagcaaTATCATCcagcacatactgtagcaaTATCATCCAGCACATAGCAGTAACTCAATTTCACTGTGTAATCTTGAAACATGAAAGTGCACATTCTATACTACTTTACACTTTAAGTGCCAGTGCTCATTCTGGTAGATGTTAGCACAAGATCATGCAGATGGAGACTCCAAATGACTGAAGAATGAGCAGGTTTATTTGTCTTCTGCTTCATGCCTCCAGAACCTAGGATGGGCCCAGAGGCCATATGTTTGTTCAAAGTATATACAGTGATGGTATACTGTCTTGTCTGATCTACACATGAAACAGATTTTTCTCTATTATCAAAGTTCAAAGGTGTTTGTTCATTATCTTATCAGTGTGAATTGAAAGCTGTTGTTGTGTTCTCACATGAATACCCATCGGCAATTCCTTTCCCCCCGTACCGATAGCAGGTATCTGGGCAGCCTCTAAGCCCCTCCTCTCAGCAGACCACTCAAGAGCTTAGCCCCACCCAGCTGACCCCCGTGACCTTGGCGCAGAGTCACACGCTACAGACCTCCTCAAATCAGGTGCAAGGGACTGTTCAGCATACTTACCTACCCAGCAACTGGAACTACAGGAGTTATCGTAAGTCAATCTACCGCAGTGGAGTCTGTCACAGTAATTAGATCAATTACATTTGACCCTGAATGGGTAACATGAACCTTGATAAACAAAACTGCTAACAGGACCACTACTTTTACCTATGTGGTATCACTTGACATTTGGAGTAATTTCATAAAATGAAATGACTGAAGTTTGTTGTTCAACCACAACAAAATTGAATTTTGTGGTTGCCATATGTTACCAAAGTTCAAGGTCTGGTTCATGTGATGCCGAAAGTAAAGGATTAAGATGAAGAGGGGAAATAGTTATTTTCTGTGTACATAGATTTTAATAAGACATAAGTCCTTATGTGAATATTataccaaaaaacaaaaatacctgAGGCATATGggtttgttttatgtgtgatTGATGCATAGTCAAAAGCAATTTATCTGAGATGATACTGAGCCTTGTATACTGTGTGAATTTGTgatttgtgtatgtgcttgtgtgcgccTGCAGCCTCAGAGATCCAGATGATGGCGCTGCCTCATGCCCAGTATGTGATCGCAGAGGCCAGCACCCCAGGAAGCGGTGGAAACAGCAGTCAGGTGAAGACTGTGAGTGGAAGCATATCTGTTAACTTGTAATCACAGAACTTCTCATTTTTATTGCACAAGGCAAACAAATGTAGATACAAAAGAATGTATTGGGAAGTGTActaatacacccacacccacacacacacacacatagtttacACATTGTTCCACAGGATTGTCAAGTTCCTGGGGGTATTTAGAAGGTAAATTCACATAGTTTGATGTTTGTTGATGTtcactgtttttgtgtgtgtgtgtgtgtgtgtgtgtgtgtgtgcgagagcaGACGCACTATGTGATCTCGGAGGGCCAGGCAGAGCTGGAAGGGAAGCCCAGTGGTGCGGCCGCCAGCGGGACTCAGACGCACCCCGAGTCCCTGGAGCAGCCGCCGCCCACACAGTatatcatcaccaccaccaccaacggCTCCAACGAAGTCCACATCACCAAACCCTGAGctacgcacgcagacacacacacacacacacacacacacacacacacacacacacacacacacacacacacacacacacacacatacacataaatgctCCTCCAATGGGAATCGAATCGCATCAGATGCACAGGACAGCCATGCGAACCTGAACACAAACACCTGACCACATCCACATACGCCGCCAGACTGTTAGGGTGATCTCTACTGCATGCAGACCCTACCACTGAAAGCTCCTTCCTTGAACTGACCAGAAGTGGAGAGACGTGCATACAAACACTAGCACACAGCCCCTTGGACACCCAGAGCTGTCAGCTCACGTGGAATTCCTGAGAAGCAAGCTGCTAAATCAGAAGAGGACCGTGTACGAATCAGAAGAGGACAAAGTGGCCAGTGGATGAGATGGTTGTTTAACTTGCAAAGTTTTGGTTTGGAGGTGATTGTGATCCGATGCTAGGTATGACCTACAGATGCCCTTGACATCCATGTATTGGAACAGATCCTGGTGTGATCTGATGAGGTTCTGGTGGAGCTGTCCGACTGGCAGCTCACTGCTGGGACTTTTCGGACATTTCCTTTGATCTTCTGACCTGTTGTTCCACTTTGACCAAGCCCATGGCACTGTGAAAGCCAAGATCATGCGAAAACCACACAACATGTAGCACTGGTTTGGTCTTAGTTGGCACCGTTGTGCTGTAAGAAGGCAGAAGGTCTGATGGGAAATTCAAGTTGTGTATGGTTACGTTTTCTTTTAGCAAATCTAAACCTAGATTGAAGTCCAAAAAGACTGATTTCTGAATTTCTGAACATTCGAGAGATCACCGAGCATTGGAATCAAAATGCTTGCATGATAGGCCAAATTACAATTTCTTTCTACTCTGATCTATATAACAACCTTAAATTATAATGTCTCCTCTGCCAAGGAACTACTTGACTCAGTCTCTGAGTGCAGTCGTGGGGAATTCTGATGAAGGCTCAGAGACTCCCACGTCCCACCCATTTACAGAGCAGAAAACAGCACACACGTTACAAGGCTTATCTGCACTGAAAGGGAGTTTCTTTCTCACTGTAACCCATCTCAGTTCCAGTCTGAGTAATGCTTGAGAGcgtattgttttttgttttttttcagggtAGACAACACCTTGTCATGGTATTCTGAAATGAGTTGGGATGGGATGCACTCGGCTGCTGGTGCTAACATCTCATCTTAAACTGCCCATCCCCTTGCTACCCAAAAGGGAAATTCCTTTGAATATTTATAAAAAGACAGTTTGTCAAACTGGACTTGTACAATGTAAAAATAAGAGATAGCTGTATTATGAACTTCCTGTACAGGTAACGTTACCCCTGTCTGTTTCCAAGTGAACTCATTCTTGTTGTAATTTGTGTTGAGAAAATTAAACGATGTTTTTATAGAAACATGGATGCCTCTGCTGTGTGCTGccttcatttgtaaagcatttttAATGACCGACAGGTCCAATATAAGTGCTGCTGGTTATGATTGTTTAGGTGGGAGTTCCCTTCAACTTATATTATTCATTTTAAActaatacattttaaattagtaatttattaaaaaatattcaaaCGCCTTATGTTATCTGTAGATAATAAGTCTTTTAAATGAGCAGTTTGTACACAGGTTGGAAACTTATCAGTACTCTGACCACATGACCACTTGTTACATTGAGAAAACAATTGTGTTGGTGATCTCGGTGCCACCTCTGAAAATAACCTTGTGTAGTATGAGTGACAGGTTGGGCATGTATGCGCATTCCGGACGCTCCTATGTGCTGGAatgaagaaaacaaagaaataaatggCAGCGTTTGGTCACACAAATTAATCAGCCGACAGAACTGGTTATGCCAGCTGGGCCAGCTCAATCAATGGAAGATCAGTAGTGTAGGACTTCATAGGAGTAAGTCGCACCAAGCTAATGCCTCAGCTTAGCACAGGCGCTGGAATATGTTGGCAAACACCGAGTGGAGGGAAAGTGGTGGAGCAGCGTGCTTACTGTCGGATGGACACTGGAGTGGACAAGAGAGCGGGCACGCTTATGGCAGGACAGACAAAGTAAGTATGACACActttcacttctgaaacaaCTAATAAGTGAAGCATCCAGCTCTCATGCAATCCAACTCGCACAATTACACAGCAGGTGATCTGTAGAGTTGTTTTTATAGTTATTATCAATAAACTAGAAAGGAGACATTTTTATTTGACAGAATTGAGTGTCTTTTGGGCTCAGATTCTGGGTGATTATGAAATGCACAATTCTAAAATGACATTGCTAGTAATTCCGAAAAAACATTTTTTCCAAATGCCTCTACTTATTTCCCCAACCTGGTGTCCGTGTGGGTTCTCTGGGACTGGATGCAGGGCGCTCAGGCTGGAGTGGTGCTGCCTTATCCCCGTGGCAACGCTGTGGCTGGTGGTGCAGGAGGAGGCCCCCCTGTACCCTTCAGTGGACCTGGCTGAGGTCAGGGTCAGACTGCTGTTGGTTGCAGGACTGTGCCTATTGGTGGGCCTTGGAGTCCTGGCCCTCAGGTACAACAACCCCACTGCCCAACTCCAAGAGCACCAGGTCGGCATCTGTCACTGATCAGCATACATTCTGTTTTCTATTCATTACAATTTGTGAGGTTGTAAATACATGTTTCATATTTCAAATATTTGCTTAGTGGGTAGTACTGCTTCTGAATATTCCTGTGGTCTGCAGAAAGAAGTCTTGTCCTCAACACATAGTAATATGGTGATGGCAAGACAGAATgccatgaacacacagacatggtgaGCCTGATGATACTGTTTAATGTTACATGTTAAAGTGAATCTGATCACCAAGAATGCATTATCTTATATTGCTGTACATTCTAGCCATACTTCTATCTGTAACAATCTGACATGAACAAAATGATTAACTCAAACTGTCACCCTTCAGCATGCCTGGAGGGGGCGCTGTGGGACTCCCAGGCCCTGCAGTCCAGGCCCTTATGGACTGTCTGGTGCTGTCACTGCTCCAGGAGCCTGAGCTCACCTTGTCCCCCTTCAGTGTGCTTCCCCTCGTCTCCAAGCTGGAGGTCGGTTACACCCGCAGGGGACTGAAAGTGACACCGCTCACAGCTTATCACTTCCTTTTAAACACTGCTTGTGCAATGTTGGTAATGTGGTATTACTGGAATGCAGTAATGCCCTGCCATGTTATCATTAGCTGTGTCTTTTGTGGGCAGTGATACATACCTCCTCTGTATTAAAGACATGTTCTCACAGGTGATTTCCCTCTCATGTGCCTGCTTTATTCTCTGTTTTGGACAGGCATTATCAAAAGCACTCCAGAGGGCAGATGCCCTTTGGGACCCACCGTTGCCAGAGAGACAAGGGCAGGAAGAAAACAAGGATGATGTCATAAAAGAAAGGATTAAGGATATAAACACGTATCTAAAGGAAAGGTAAAATAATTTCTGATCATCTGGGTTTCCCTTTAAAAATCACCCGTCCTTGAGTTATGAGTGTAATTTGGATAGGATTATTCAGTGTTTATTCACATAGAGACTTTCTACTAATTTATACTGAACACATGCATCTTAATTTATATCCATATCCAGTCGTTTTCAGATATTTCTTTCTAATTGATGATACTGTGGGAAGATATTATTTCTGTTTCATTACGTTTCTCTTCCATAATCGTTATAAGCGAGGCTGTTCACATGGCAGCAATTTTGATAGCACCTTTGGGAAAGTTTTTTTTGGTCATAAAATATCAGCCTCCTCTccaaggaaggaaagaaaatgCCTATAAATTCACATTGCATGGTCAGGCCTTCCTTAAAGCGGTCATCTAGAATcattaaacattaaaaatgacaaaaacattgTGAACTCGCAGATTTATTAAACTCTTCAATATGATGTGCATtacattgttttgtgtgtttctgtggtgaCCGTGAAAGCAAACAGTGAATAAATGTTAAGATGATCCAAAGACAAAGCATCAGTTATGCTTTTTCCAGTAACGTTCAGTATGAAAATGAGTGGTTAGGGAGATAGGTCTGATTTATTGCAGTATGAAAACTCAAAGCCACTAAAACAGATCTCCAGTTTAGGCAGGATTTAACAATGTGGGACACCGTTTTTCTAAGACTGAATGCTTTGTCACACTCAAATGAAAATTCTGTCTCCAGGATGTAATTTGAATTACATTCCCTCATCCAACATACATATAGTCATACAGTATAGTGACCActgatgacatttttttttttgaaaaacatGTGACATTTGCCACTTTATTTGACACAATATTCACTATGGCTATGTGGTTATTTCCTGTATATCTGGttggatattgtgtgtgtgtgcctgtgtgcgtgtgtgtgtctgtttgtgtgtatgtctgtgtgcgtgtggggggggggggggtgtagacTTGAGGCCCTCCACTGTCTACAGCAGCTACAGACTGAGTTTGAGGCCTGTGTTCAGGACACACATGGCCAGCTGCAGAAGCACTGGACCCAGCTGGAGGAGCTGCACGTCAGCGTCACCATCAGCCCCACGCACACCGACAGCCTCCCGGAGTCCAGCCAGGCGCTCACGGACACCCAGGTAACGGCCCTCACAGCAACAAACACATATGAGGTGGAACTGAGTGCTCATTTGTTACACAGTAACACGTGTATAGTTTGTCACGAGCAGGCCTACACCTGTGTATAAGGTGCGCTCTGCTCATGTTCTCTGTCCTGTGTACTTTTGACTCTCTTGCTGATATTACTCATCGGTCGTGTGCTTGTGGGGGACAGCGTTTGTTTTCAGAACTGGACCGCTCCAAGAGCAGTGTTCAACAATGTCAGACATCCCAGGCTGCCAACTCAAAGATCCTTAAGGTGAACTATAAAttgaaacataaacaaaacacacactcacgccgTTCGTGTGCAGTAGACACTTTGGTtttaagtgtctgtgtgtgtttgtgacatcaCCACAGAATTTAGACCACAGCTGGCTTGAGCTGAGTAAGACTGTGAACACCGAGCTGCTCTGCCCAAGCTGGACCTCAGATCTACTCCAATCCAACAATGACAAGGTAGTGGCATATACACCACCAGTGCTTTTAACTGTAGCAGATGTACTTTGTTTGAAGTGCATTTATCTTAGTGTAAATTGGTATCCACCTTTGTTCAATCACATTTTCTGAtaatgtttgacatttctatacATGAATCTCGTTTCCCCCTCCAACAGGTTAATGATGTTCTTCAGAACTCAACGTCTTTGGAGCAACAGACATCTACATTTGTGGTGCATTTA is from Alosa alosa isolate M-15738 ecotype Scorff River chromosome 15, AALO_Geno_1.1, whole genome shotgun sequence and encodes:
- the si:ch211-151h10.2 gene encoding uncharacterized protein si:ch211-151h10.2, with protein sequence MPQLSTGAGICWQTPSGGKVVEQRAYCRMDTGVDKRAGTLMAGQTKALRLEWCCLIPVATLWLVVQEEAPLYPSVDLAEVRVRLLLVAGLCLLVGLGVLALRYNNPTAQLQEHQKEVLSSTHSNMVMARQNAMNTQTCMPGGGAVGLPGPAVQALMDCLVLSLLQEPELTLSPFSVLPLVSKLEALSKALQRADALWDPPLPERQGQEENKDDVIKERIKDINTYLKERLEALHCLQQLQTEFEACVQDTHGQLQKHWTQLEELHVSVTISPTHTDSLPESSQALTDTQRLFSELDRSKSSVQQCQTSQAANSKILKNLDHSWLELSKTVNTELLCPSWTSDLLQSNNDKVNDVLQNSTSLEQQTSTFVVHLKGLEKAVSLDKKQITRSSSLPANRSVQDTTHQSAFEKSIKTLFRVKSTGFRGLRRKRK